In the Candidatus Obscuribacterales bacterium genome, GGGGCTCGCCTTTGTCGGGCTAACCTGCACGATGCCATTTTTGAACATACGATCCTGGATAAAGCCGATTTGCGGGGTGCCAATATGCCCAGCACCGCCATTCGTTAAAGCGATCGCCTTCCCTGCTCCGCCCGCTCTTTTATCCTAGGATCGGTTGAATCAGGGAAACAGCATTGCCGGGTTACAACTTCAGCTCATCATCCATGTTCTGTTTATGACTGTTCAAGTTCATTTTTTGCCGGATAATATTGCGATCGCTGCCGAGGCTGGTGAACCGTTGCTGCAAGTGGCTGAACGGGCTGGCATCAGCATTCCCACCGGCTGCCTGATGGGTTCCTGCCATGCCTGTGAGGTAGAACTGGAGGACGGTCGGGTGATTTGTTCCTGTATCTCCGCCGTACCGCCGGATTGCGCAGACTTGACCATCAACCTTATGGTAGACCCAACCTGGTAGGCTACATAAGCAGCGATCGCTTCTCTAGCAGATCGTAGTCTATTCAGAGTGGCATAGATAGATGCGTTAGGCGACGTCGTAACGCATCACAATAAACTATGGGCAAGCCTTTCGACGCCGCTCAATGCTCACGGAGTGCCAGTAGGATGTGTTAGGCGCAGCCGTAACGCATCCAAGCCTCATTGAACGCAGGTTAGTCAAAGGTTTTCGATCGCCCGGCATATTATGTTGAAAGGTTTGATGCACTATGTCTCATCTTGGACGGGGTATGCAACCGGCAGCACCAACCTCACCAATCCTACGCCAGGTGGAAGCAATGACCCCAAGTGCGATCGCTCTGGGGAGTAACCTGGGTGATTCCTACCAAATTTTGCAAGCGGCCTTTGATGTCTTAGCCCAAACTCCCCATGTATCTCTAGTGGCCCGGTCGTCGATCTACCAAACAGCCGCAGTGGGGCCACCCCAGCCTGACTATCTCAATGCCTGCGCGATCCTGGAAACCAGCTTGGCTCCCGAGGCGTTGCTAAGCACGCTATTGATGATCGAAGCCCAGTTTGGCCGCGTGCGGCGAGAACGCTGGGGCCCACGCCTGCTGGATCTAGATTTGTTGCTCTTTGGCGATCGCTGCCTGCAAACTCCGACGTTACAAATCCCTCACCCTCGCATGGGCGATCGCGCCTTTGTCTTGGTACCCCTAGCAGAAATCGCTGGACATTGGATCGATCCCACCACCGGACAGGCGATCGCCCATCTAGTGCAGCAGTGCGATTGTTCCGGTATCCAGCGATGGGAGGGCTAGCGATCGGGAGGCTACGTAACCTGAGTTCGGGATAAGCTGAAAGCTTCATTCTCTCGTAGGCTGAGATCTTGATTCTTTCATC is a window encoding:
- a CDS encoding 2Fe-2S iron-sulfur cluster binding domain-containing protein, with the protein product MTVQVHFLPDNIAIAAEAGEPLLQVAERAGISIPTGCLMGSCHACEVELEDGRVICSCISAVPPDCADLTINLMVDPTW
- the folK gene encoding 2-amino-4-hydroxy-6-hydroxymethyldihydropteridine diphosphokinase, whose product is MSHLGRGMQPAAPTSPILRQVEAMTPSAIALGSNLGDSYQILQAAFDVLAQTPHVSLVARSSIYQTAAVGPPQPDYLNACAILETSLAPEALLSTLLMIEAQFGRVRRERWGPRLLDLDLLLFGDRCLQTPTLQIPHPRMGDRAFVLVPLAEIAGHWIDPTTGQAIAHLVQQCDCSGIQRWEG